From Peromyscus maniculatus bairdii isolate BWxNUB_F1_BW_parent chromosome 8, HU_Pman_BW_mat_3.1, whole genome shotgun sequence, a single genomic window includes:
- the Med7 gene encoding mediator of RNA polymerase II transcription subunit 7, whose translation MGEPQQVSALPPPPMQYIKEYTDENIQEGLAPKPPPPIKDSYMMFGNQFQCDDLIIRPLESQGIERLHPMQFDHKKELRKLNMSILINFLDLLDILIRSPGSIKREEKLEDLKLLFVHVHHLINEYRPHQARETLRVMMEVQKRQRLETAERFQKHLERVIEMIQNCLASLPDDLPHSEAGMRVKTEPMDTDDNSNCTGQNEQQRENSGHRRDQIIEKDAALCVLVDEMNERP comes from the coding sequence ATGGGTGAACCACAGCAAGTGAGCGCGCTTCCCCCACCTCCAATGCAGTACATCAAGGAATATACAGATGAAAATATTCAAGAAGGCTTAGCTCCCAAGCCTCCCCCTCCAATTAAAGACAGTTACATGATGTTTGGCAACCAGTTCCAATGTGATGATCTTATCATTCGCCCTTTGGAAAGTCAGGGCATTGAACGGCTTCATCCTATGCAATTTGATCACAAGAAAGAACTGAGAAAACTCAATATGTCTATACTGATTAATTTCTTGGACCTTTTAGATATCTTAATAAGGAGCCCTGGGAGTATAAAACGAGAAGAGAAGCTAGAAGATCTTAAGCTGCTTTTCGTACATGTGCATCATCTTATAAACGAATATCGACCCCACCAAGCAAGAGAGACCTTGAGAGTCATGATGGAGGTCCAGAAACGTCAACGTCTTGAAACAGCCGAGAGATTTCAGAAACACCTGGAACGAGTAATTGAAATGATTCAAAATTGCTTGGCTTCTTTGCCTGATGATTTGCCCCATTCGGAAGCAGGGATGAGAGTTAAAACTGAGCCAATGGACACCGATGATAACAGCAATTGTACTGGACAAAAtgaacaacaaagagaaaactcAGGTCACAGGAGGGACCAGATTATAGAAAAAGATGCTGCCTTATGTGTCCTAGTTGATGAAATGAATGAAAGACCGTGa